One window of the Alphaproteobacteria bacterium genome contains the following:
- a CDS encoding CBS domain-containing protein, whose amino-acid sequence MSMEVDLIVRRKNRKVVTVTPSTTMVDAAKVLAENRIGLLMVVGDEGKFVGVLSERDIVKAVAGGADLIHGMTVDEIAVKKVVACRPQTTVSDVFRTMSTRGFRHMPVIHEGKVVGVVSLTDVLLSMAQEPGAYQEAMQEAAT is encoded by the coding sequence ATGAGTATGGAAGTTGATCTGATCGTCCGGCGCAAGAACCGGAAGGTTGTTACCGTCACGCCGAGCACGACCATGGTCGATGCGGCCAAGGTTCTGGCCGAGAACCGGATCGGTTTGCTGATGGTGGTGGGCGACGAAGGTAAGTTCGTCGGTGTGCTGTCCGAGCGCGATATCGTCAAGGCCGTCGCCGGCGGCGCTGACCTGATCCACGGCATGACAGTCGACGAGATCGCCGTAAAGAAAGTCGTGGCTTGTCGCCCGCAGACGACGGTGTCGGATGTGTTTCGCACGATGTCGACCCGGGGCTTTCGCCACATGCCGGTGATTCACGAAGGCAAGGTTGTCGGCGTCGTCAGCTTGACCGATGTGCTGCTGTCGATGGCGCAGGAGCCCGGCGCCTACCAGGAAGCGATGCAGGAAGCCGCCACCTGA
- a CDS encoding ASCH domain-containing protein has protein sequence MIVKRFCFWADDDAIVAYLIAQVRDGSKTATARPKSTWGVPRNTYDDAVYGIGDIADLHDNHGVVHARLRITDVYDCRFDSIPEKLWRAEAETSAAAFQDSHIRGWPHLTLTDDTVLTAIHFEPL, from the coding sequence GTGATCGTCAAGCGCTTCTGTTTCTGGGCCGACGACGACGCCATTGTCGCCTATCTCATCGCCCAGGTGCGCGATGGCTCAAAGACCGCGACCGCGCGCCCCAAATCGACGTGGGGCGTGCCACGCAATACCTACGACGATGCGGTCTACGGGATCGGCGACATCGCCGACCTCCATGACAACCATGGCGTGGTTCACGCCCGCCTGCGCATCACCGACGTTTACGATTGCCGCTTCGATAGCATCCCGGAAAAACTCTGGCGCGCCGAGGCCGAAACCTCGGCGGCGGCCTTCCAAGACTCCCATATTCGCGGCTGGCCGCACCTCACGCTCACCGACGATACGGTCTTGACGGCGATCCACTTCGAACCGCTCTAG
- a CDS encoding FAD-dependent monooxygenase, translating to MSQGVIIAGAGLGGLVAALALQRAGVPVKVYERATELGEVGAGISLAPNATRVLIALGLRDDMEYIANSPDAMGRKHWATGEIIALDAAPEYEATYGAPYWQVHRADLHALLVGAVRANDPAAIALNKELVSFADDGDGVMATFADGTSASGAVLIGCDGLKSVVRAQLWNPGAPHYLGYVAYRGLTPVDRLPPGLITPASANGHGAGTHMTRYLIRKGKTVNYVGFARRSDWIDDGWHVTATIDEVLQSFDGWNEEFRLIIANTEQGRCHKWGMFGRPPMAQWSRGRVTLLGDAAHPMLPFLGQGVSMAIEDSIVLARALTDHGLDADALAAYETVRRPRANEIVERSAARAEVTFQVSDASKNMRAGLPPDIFGYDALTVPV from the coding sequence ATGTCGCAAGGTGTCATCATCGCAGGCGCCGGTCTCGGCGGCCTCGTCGCGGCCCTGGCGCTCCAGCGCGCCGGCGTGCCGGTCAAGGTTTATGAACGCGCTACCGAATTAGGTGAGGTCGGCGCCGGCATCTCGCTCGCGCCCAATGCAACGCGTGTACTGATCGCTCTCGGTCTGCGCGACGACATGGAGTACATCGCCAACAGCCCCGATGCGATGGGCCGCAAGCACTGGGCGACCGGCGAGATCATCGCGCTCGACGCCGCCCCGGAATATGAGGCGACCTACGGCGCGCCCTACTGGCAGGTCCATCGCGCCGACCTGCACGCGCTCCTGGTCGGTGCGGTGCGCGCCAACGATCCGGCGGCGATCGCGCTCAACAAGGAACTCGTATCGTTCGCCGACGACGGTGACGGCGTCATGGCAACGTTCGCCGACGGCACGTCGGCATCCGGCGCCGTGCTGATCGGCTGCGACGGCCTCAAGTCTGTGGTACGCGCGCAATTGTGGAACCCCGGCGCGCCGCACTATCTCGGCTACGTCGCCTACCGCGGCCTGACCCCGGTCGACCGCCTGCCGCCTGGTCTGATCACGCCGGCATCGGCCAACGGCCACGGCGCCGGCACCCACATGACGCGCTACCTTATCCGCAAGGGCAAGACGGTGAATTACGTCGGCTTTGCCCGGCGCAGCGACTGGATCGACGACGGCTGGCACGTCACCGCGACGATCGACGAGGTGTTGCAGAGCTTCGACGGCTGGAACGAAGAATTCCGCCTCATCATCGCCAACACCGAACAGGGCCGGTGCCACAAGTGGGGCATGTTCGGTCGTCCGCCGATGGCGCAGTGGTCCCGGGGCCGCGTCACCCTGCTCGGCGATGCCGCGCATCCGATGCTGCCCTTCCTCGGCCAGGGCGTGTCGATGGCGATCGAGGATTCGATCGTGCTGGCCCGCGCGCTGACCGATCACGGACTCGACGCGGACGCCCTGGCCGCCTACGAGACGGTGCGCCGCCCGCGCGCCAACGAGATCGTCGAACGCTCCGCCGCTCGCGCCGAGGTAACGTTCCAGGTCTCGGACGCCAGCAAGAACATGCGCGCCGGCCTACCCCCCGACATCTTCGGCTATGACGCGTTGACCGTACCGGTGTGA
- a CDS encoding aspartate/glutamate racemase family protein, with translation MEKRIAVIGGGVGRREPLAPIEEVRSDGFNATLVNPRLKVFPHTPYERGLSIIAYLDSAIEAQKAGYDAVFINTMGDYGIDEMRSALRIPVVGAGEAALTLSATVGRRFSVVKIWPPRMNFITEERLRNTGAAARCASIRNVLRDDEVVSTTTAVGAIETMNDRNKDMTQRIHDAVRQAVEEDGADSVVLGCTCMAVLGPEIAARAPVPVIEPMRTGYVATEALLRLGLKQSRVAYPQANPDLLRATEDMVVNMERPNLSADCDMCVVSEAAE, from the coding sequence ATGGAAAAGAGGATTGCCGTCATCGGTGGCGGCGTCGGCCGCCGCGAGCCGCTGGCCCCGATCGAAGAAGTACGCTCGGACGGTTTCAACGCGACGCTGGTCAACCCGCGCCTGAAGGTGTTCCCGCATACGCCCTACGAACGTGGGCTGTCGATCATCGCGTATCTCGACAGCGCTATCGAGGCGCAGAAGGCGGGCTACGACGCGGTGTTCATCAACACCATGGGCGACTATGGCATCGACGAGATGCGCTCGGCCCTGCGCATCCCGGTGGTCGGCGCGGGCGAGGCGGCACTGACCCTGTCGGCGACGGTGGGTCGGCGCTTTTCAGTCGTGAAGATCTGGCCGCCGCGCATGAACTTCATCACCGAAGAGCGCTTGCGCAACACCGGGGCGGCAGCGCGCTGCGCGTCGATCCGCAACGTGTTGCGCGACGACGAGGTGGTGAGCACGACGACCGCCGTCGGCGCGATCGAGACGATGAACGACCGCAACAAGGACATGACGCAACGCATCCACGACGCGGTGCGTCAGGCTGTGGAAGAGGATGGCGCGGACAGCGTGGTGTTGGGCTGCACCTGCATGGCGGTGCTGGGGCCGGAGATCGCGGCGCGCGCGCCGGTCCCGGTGATCGAGCCGATGCGCACCGGCTATGTCGCCACCGAGGCGCTGCTGCGGCTCGGCTTGAAGCAAAGCCGCGTCGCCTATCCGCAGGCCAACCCGGACCTGCTGCGCGCGACCGAGGACATGGTCGTGAACATGGAGCGACCGAACCTGTCGGCCGACTGCGACATGTGCGTTGTCAGCGAGGCGGCGGAGTAG
- a CDS encoding FAD-binding oxidoreductase: protein MTAAAKHTNDLPGLFEPIVGAANVVTDAAERRYFSRDIFFWDDAETADLVVRPRSTEEVAAVVKAARDAGLVIATRGGGMSYTKGYIPARPGTVMIDMLGLNRIVEVNAEDRYVIAETGCTWQAVFEEVEKAGLAVAFAAPYSGVYSTVGGALSQNVPQGMEDILAIEVVRADGSVLRTGSWGRGNDANPFFRHYGPDLTGLFLGDTGSFGIKTRAVMKLVKKQEGIVYASFAFESYEDEVRAMIDMSHAGIVTGKGVLGLDPYKSQAFTKVSFKDAISSMAEVSKGKGGIRNTIQMATQGRHFMDGVTWSMHLTFDGVNDAAAEARMEIARKICLKYGREIPNILPKAMAARRFFVRGFLGEDGERWVPTNAMFPLSQAVNVVSEVQRFFESYRSELQRHNMIESYMTHATDQYFLCEPSFLWPDEVSELHLRHLDRPTADKFRNNPPHPEARAFAQKLRLDLRDLFYDLGAVNVQLAKFYRYQDSLEPGAARMIGELKDLLDPDHALSPGNLGFE, encoded by the coding sequence ATGACCGCCGCCGCCAAACACACCAACGACCTACCCGGTCTGTTCGAACCCATCGTGGGCGCCGCCAACGTCGTGACCGACGCGGCCGAGCGCCGCTATTTCTCGCGCGACATCTTCTTTTGGGATGACGCCGAGACCGCCGACCTTGTCGTCCGGCCGCGCTCTACAGAGGAGGTTGCGGCCGTCGTCAAGGCCGCCCGCGACGCGGGTTTGGTGATCGCCACCCGCGGCGGCGGCATGTCCTATACCAAGGGCTACATTCCGGCGCGGCCTGGCACGGTGATGATCGACATGCTCGGCCTCAACCGCATCGTCGAGGTCAACGCCGAGGACCGCTACGTCATCGCAGAAACCGGCTGCACCTGGCAGGCGGTGTTCGAGGAAGTTGAGAAGGCTGGCCTCGCCGTCGCCTTCGCCGCGCCCTATTCGGGCGTCTATTCCACCGTCGGCGGCGCGCTGTCGCAAAACGTGCCCCAGGGCATGGAGGATATTCTCGCGATCGAGGTCGTGCGCGCCGACGGCAGCGTGCTGCGCACCGGCTCGTGGGGTCGCGGCAACGACGCCAACCCGTTCTTCCGCCACTACGGCCCCGACCTCACCGGTCTGTTCCTCGGCGACACCGGCTCGTTCGGCATCAAGACCCGCGCTGTGATGAAGCTCGTGAAGAAGCAGGAGGGCATCGTCTATGCGTCCTTCGCGTTCGAGAGCTACGAGGACGAGGTCCGGGCGATGATCGACATGTCCCACGCCGGCATCGTGACCGGCAAGGGCGTCCTCGGCCTCGATCCGTACAAGAGCCAGGCCTTTACCAAGGTCAGCTTCAAGGACGCGATCTCCTCCATGGCGGAGGTCTCGAAGGGCAAGGGCGGTATCAGAAATACGATCCAGATGGCGACCCAGGGCCGTCACTTCATGGACGGCGTCACCTGGTCGATGCATCTCACCTTCGACGGCGTCAATGATGCCGCCGCCGAGGCTCGGATGGAGATCGCCCGCAAGATCTGCCTGAAATACGGTCGTGAGATTCCCAACATCCTGCCCAAGGCGATGGCGGCGCGCCGCTTCTTCGTACGCGGCTTCCTGGGCGAGGACGGCGAGCGCTGGGTGCCGACGAACGCCATGTTCCCGCTGTCGCAGGCCGTGAACGTCGTGAGCGAAGTACAGCGCTTCTTCGAGTCCTATCGATCCGAGCTGCAGCGCCACAACATGATCGAGTCCTACATGACTCACGCGACCGATCAGTACTTTTTGTGCGAGCCGTCGTTCCTGTGGCCCGACGAGGTCAGCGAGTTGCACCTGCGCCACCTCGACAGGCCGACCGCCGACAAGTTCCGCAACAACCCGCCCCATCCCGAGGCGCGCGCTTTTGCACAGAAATTGCGTTTGGATTTACGCGACCTGTTCTACGACCTCGGCGCGGTCAACGTGCAGCTCGCCAAGTTCTACCGCTACCAGGACTCGCTCGAACCCGGCGCCGCACGGATGATCGGCGAACTTAAGGACCTACTCGACCCGGACCACGCGCTGAGCCCGGGGAACTTAGGGTTCGAATAG
- a CDS encoding FAD-dependent oxidoreductase, producing the protein MNPGTPRYPRLFSPLSLGPKTLKNRIVQPGHSLRLGDADGTVGARLREYVAARARGGAAMVCMESAPVHPNSHNYEHQLVVYDDRIVPGLAATADVVHDAGALLSLILWHGGHNVSYLDGQAAVAPSPIPSPSTGETPAVLTAKGIREIVRAHAEAAVRCWRAGLDAVEVQTATDYLYGAFLSPTLNRRTDAYGGSIENRVRIVAETLDAIRDATKGEIAVGVRTSATHAIATDPGDYGLTESVAAMQWLDRQGLCDWVSVMNGSHWSFPELIAPMSHPRAEHAGLARAFAQTLRVPVMVAGRIRTAPEAEQILASGAADIVAMARTLIADPDWPNKVMAGDEARIRPCVSCNQGCLAFAAQHLAGTCIVNPAAGRESDLGPILPTAAPKRIAVVGGGPAGLEAARVAALRGHTVTLYEAEDHLGGALRLAAGSPHRREMAAALAWWRGELAALGVAVKTATRIDAATPPEADHVIWAVGAEPAVTKVWQRRPHLRDGIPGAAGLPMGRDVMTGTAAVAGNVLVVDEEGGWPTVSLIDHLIEDPAVRAITVVTPAADVCGAALDYTLERAEVLHRFAASTVRFLPGVLVDRVENGMADLTDGTRLGPYDAIILATGTAARAYPDDALAAGDCIAPRGIWAATNDAHRLARTL; encoded by the coding sequence ATGAACCCCGGCACACCCCGCTATCCCCGTCTGTTTTCGCCCCTTTCGCTCGGTCCGAAAACGTTGAAGAACCGCATCGTTCAGCCCGGCCACAGCCTGCGTTTGGGCGATGCCGACGGTACCGTGGGCGCGCGCCTGCGCGAATATGTCGCCGCCCGGGCGCGCGGCGGGGCGGCGATGGTGTGTATGGAATCCGCGCCGGTCCACCCCAATAGCCACAACTACGAACACCAGCTTGTTGTCTACGACGATCGGATCGTGCCCGGCCTGGCGGCGACGGCGGACGTAGTGCACGACGCTGGCGCGCTGCTGTCGCTCATCCTGTGGCACGGGGGGCACAACGTGTCCTACCTAGACGGCCAGGCCGCCGTCGCCCCTTCGCCGATCCCTTCGCCCAGCACCGGCGAGACGCCCGCCGTGCTCACCGCCAAGGGTATCCGCGAGATCGTCCGCGCCCACGCCGAGGCGGCCGTGCGCTGCTGGCGGGCGGGCCTCGACGCAGTCGAGGTACAGACTGCCACTGATTATCTCTACGGCGCGTTCCTGTCGCCGACGCTGAACCGACGCACCGACGCGTACGGTGGCTCGATCGAGAACCGCGTGCGCATCGTCGCCGAAACCCTCGATGCCATTCGCGACGCGACCAAGGGCGAAATTGCCGTCGGGGTGCGTACCTCGGCGACCCATGCCATCGCCACCGATCCCGGCGACTACGGCCTGACCGAGTCCGTTGCCGCGATGCAATGGCTCGATCGTCAGGGTCTTTGCGATTGGGTCAGCGTCATGAACGGCTCGCACTGGTCGTTTCCCGAACTCATTGCGCCGATGAGCCATCCCCGCGCCGAACATGCCGGCCTTGCCCGCGCGTTCGCCCAAACCCTTCGCGTCCCGGTCATGGTCGCTGGCCGCATCCGCACTGCGCCGGAGGCCGAGCAGATTCTCGCATCGGGCGCGGCGGACATCGTAGCGATGGCCCGCACCCTCATTGCGGATCCGGATTGGCCCAATAAAGTCATGGCGGGCGACGAGGCGCGCATTCGCCCGTGCGTGTCGTGCAACCAAGGCTGCCTTGCCTTCGCCGCTCAGCACCTTGCCGGCACCTGCATCGTCAATCCGGCGGCGGGGCGCGAAAGCGATCTCGGCCCGATCCTGCCTACCGCCGCGCCGAAACGAATTGCCGTCGTCGGCGGCGGGCCGGCGGGTCTGGAGGCCGCGCGCGTCGCCGCCCTACGCGGTCATACCGTCACGCTCTACGAAGCCGAGGATCATCTCGGCGGTGCCTTGCGCTTGGCGGCGGGCTCGCCCCACCGTCGCGAAATGGCCGCCGCGCTCGCCTGGTGGCGCGGCGAACTCGCGGCGCTCGGCGTCGCCGTCAAGACCGCCACGCGGATTGACGCGGCGACACCGCCCGAGGCCGACCACGTTATCTGGGCCGTCGGCGCCGAACCGGCGGTCACGAAGGTCTGGCAACGCCGGCCGCACCTGCGCGACGGCATTCCCGGTGCGGCGGGTTTGCCGATGGGCCGCGACGTCATGACTGGCACCGCCGCCGTGGCAGGCAACGTTCTCGTCGTCGACGAAGAGGGAGGCTGGCCCACGGTGTCGCTGATCGACCACCTGATCGAAGATCCCGCGGTTCGGGCGATCACGGTGGTTACGCCGGCCGCGGACGTCTGCGGCGCGGCCCTCGACTACACGCTGGAGCGCGCCGAGGTCTTGCACCGATTTGCAGCGTCGACGGTACGGTTCCTGCCGGGCGTGCTGGTCGACCGCGTCGAAAACGGGATGGCCGACCTGACCGACGGTACGCGCCTGGGCCCCTACGATGCGATCATCCTTGCCACCGGTACTGCGGCGCGGGCCTATCCCGACGATGCCCTGGCCGCAGGCGACTGCATCGCGCCGCGCGGCATTTGGGCCGCCACCAACGACGCTCACCGCCTCGCCCGCACGCTTTAG
- a CDS encoding NADP-dependent oxidoreductase — MNDTVHRRWVLATHPQGAPKESDFRLEEGPLPVPGPGEFLVRAILIGIEPRLRLMLNPTTATNRAMRPEGAPSALGQVVPSSVVGEVIASNDPDYPKGAVVDGLLGWQSHAVVARQGYNRKNNPAGIRTCDLALGPPAAHLSVLGTPGLTAILALQHEGRLAPGETMVVTSAAGTVGSVAAQLGRLAGARVVGLTGSAEKARYLTDDLGLDAAIDYRTCGDLAAAVRAACPGGVDYHFDNVGGAMAATINAQFNPGARHTRCGIVSKYNLSSSEWHQSDEFDGQFTVHDHVAEYDTAKAELARLLKAGDLKCVERIFDGLESAPAAFVGLMQGENIGKWLVRVAEDPR; from the coding sequence ATGAATGACACAGTCCACCGCCGGTGGGTCCTTGCGACACACCCACAAGGCGCTCCCAAGGAAAGCGATTTCCGCCTCGAAGAAGGGCCGCTCCCGGTGCCCGGTCCGGGCGAATTCCTGGTGCGCGCCATCCTGATCGGGATCGAACCGCGCCTGCGCCTCATGCTCAACCCGACGACCGCAACCAACAGGGCGATGCGGCCGGAGGGTGCACCCTCCGCGCTCGGCCAGGTCGTGCCGTCATCGGTCGTGGGCGAGGTTATCGCATCGAACGATCCGGACTATCCAAAAGGTGCAGTCGTCGACGGCCTGTTGGGCTGGCAAAGCCATGCCGTCGTAGCGCGCCAAGGCTACAACCGAAAAAACAATCCGGCCGGCATCCGTACCTGCGACCTCGCGCTCGGTCCGCCGGCGGCCCACCTCAGTGTCCTGGGAACGCCCGGTCTGACCGCCATTCTTGCCCTCCAGCACGAAGGCCGCCTCGCGCCCGGCGAAACCATGGTGGTAACCAGTGCTGCGGGCACGGTCGGTTCGGTCGCGGCGCAGCTCGGCCGGTTGGCCGGCGCCCGCGTGGTCGGCCTGACCGGCAGCGCAGAGAAGGCGCGATATCTCACCGACGACCTCGGATTGGATGCAGCGATCGATTACCGGACTTGCGGCGACCTCGCGGCGGCGGTCCGCGCCGCGTGCCCCGGCGGTGTCGACTATCATTTCGACAACGTCGGCGGCGCCATGGCGGCAACGATCAACGCTCAGTTCAATCCCGGGGCTCGCCACACCCGTTGCGGCATCGTCTCGAAATACAATTTGTCTTCGAGCGAATGGCATCAATCGGACGAGTTCGACGGGCAGTTCACCGTTCACGATCACGTCGCCGAATACGATACGGCCAAGGCCGAACTCGCCCGCTTGCTCAAAGCGGGCGACCTTAAGTGTGTCGAGCGAATTTTCGATGGACTCGAGTCGGCGCCTGCGGCCTTTGTCGGCCTGATGCAGGGCGAGAACATCGGCAAGTGGTTGGTTCGGGTCGCCGAGGATCCCCGGTGA
- a CDS encoding S9 family peptidase: MNGASKPPPPVAAAKPHLSPQGDPYAWLRAENWQDVIRDPSVLDSEIRTYLDAENAYTNRTLAPLNALADTLVGEMRARIREDDSSVPVPVDEYRYYLRYNDGGQHPLYCRTKGDDGAEEVLLDADAESAGEAFYRVSMFIVSDDHTRFAYGVDLTGGENYRLRVRDAATGSLIEDAIGGLSGDLRIANDNRTIFYVRRDDNHRPRWVYRHVIGADPKNDTLVYEEPDQGFYLSLGRTESRRYITVNCAAHDDTSEVRLIDADAPSRPPVLVAPRDPGVSYSVYHRAEQLVIVTNADGAEDFKIVTCPVATPGRTHWRDLVPHRPGRLILSLNVFADYIVRLERIDALPRLVVHAVADGREDTIAFDEAAYDLSLFHEMPHDAAVMRFSYSSMTTPLTVYDHDLATGARTMRKRQDVPSGHDPADYVTERLMAPTADGERVPISLLYRKGTPRDGSAPLLLYGYGSYGISIPAAFQTNRLSLADRGFVYAIAHIRGGMEKGYGWYRSGKLHNKKNTFDDFIASAEYLIDRRYTAAGNIAAHGGSAGGLLMGAVVNMRPDLFGAVVADVPFVDVLTTILDDSLPLTPPEWVEWGNPIEDEEAREYIASYSPYDNVAAQDYPAMLVTGGVSDPRVTYWEPAKWVAKLRATKTDTNPLLLHINMDAGHGGKAGRFARLDEIGRMYAFILWALDRRT; the protein is encoded by the coding sequence GTGAACGGTGCGTCCAAACCGCCACCGCCGGTCGCTGCGGCGAAGCCGCATTTGTCGCCCCAAGGCGACCCCTATGCTTGGCTCCGGGCCGAAAACTGGCAAGACGTCATTCGCGATCCGTCGGTGCTCGACTCCGAGATTCGCACCTACCTCGATGCCGAGAATGCCTACACCAACAGGACGCTGGCACCACTGAACGCCCTCGCCGACACCCTTGTGGGCGAAATGCGCGCCCGCATCAGGGAGGACGATTCCAGCGTACCCGTCCCGGTCGACGAATACCGTTACTACCTTCGTTACAACGACGGCGGTCAGCACCCGCTGTATTGCCGTACCAAGGGCGACGACGGCGCGGAGGAAGTTCTGCTCGATGCCGATGCCGAATCGGCGGGCGAGGCCTTCTACCGGGTGTCGATGTTCATCGTCAGCGACGATCACACCCGGTTCGCCTACGGCGTCGACCTGACGGGCGGCGAAAACTATCGCCTTCGGGTGCGCGACGCCGCGACCGGATCGCTGATCGAGGACGCGATCGGCGGTCTCAGCGGCGACCTGCGTATCGCTAACGACAATAGGACGATCTTCTATGTCCGCCGCGACGACAACCACCGGCCACGCTGGGTCTATCGTCATGTCATCGGCGCGGATCCAAAAAACGACACGCTCGTTTACGAAGAACCCGACCAGGGCTTTTACCTGTCGCTCGGGCGCACCGAGAGCCGTCGCTACATCACCGTCAACTGCGCCGCCCATGACGACACCAGCGAGGTCCGTCTGATCGATGCCGACGCGCCTAGCCGGCCACCGGTCCTGGTGGCGCCGCGCGACCCCGGCGTCAGCTACAGCGTTTATCACCGCGCCGAGCAACTCGTCATCGTCACCAACGCCGACGGTGCCGAGGACTTCAAGATCGTTACCTGTCCTGTCGCGACACCGGGCCGCACTCATTGGCGCGACCTCGTTCCCCACCGGCCCGGACGGTTGATTCTGAGCCTCAATGTCTTTGCCGACTACATCGTGCGGCTGGAGCGGATCGACGCGTTGCCGCGGTTGGTCGTGCACGCCGTTGCGGACGGTCGTGAAGACACCATCGCCTTCGACGAAGCGGCCTACGATCTCAGCTTGTTCCACGAAATGCCGCACGACGCTGCGGTGATGCGGTTCAGCTATTCGTCGATGACCACGCCGCTCACGGTGTACGACCACGACCTCGCCACGGGCGCCCGCACCATGCGCAAGCGCCAGGACGTACCAAGCGGCCACGACCCCGCCGACTACGTGACCGAACGCCTGATGGCACCGACCGCGGACGGCGAGCGCGTTCCCATCTCACTCCTCTACCGCAAGGGCACGCCGCGCGACGGCAGCGCCCCGCTATTGCTCTACGGCTACGGCTCCTACGGGATCAGCATTCCGGCCGCGTTTCAAACCAACCGGCTTAGCCTAGCCGACCGCGGCTTCGTCTATGCCATCGCCCATATCCGCGGCGGCATGGAAAAGGGTTATGGCTGGTACCGTTCGGGCAAATTGCACAACAAGAAGAACACCTTCGACGATTTCATCGCCAGCGCCGAGTATCTGATCGACCGGCGCTACACCGCAGCCGGTAACATCGCGGCGCATGGCGGCAGCGCGGGCGGATTGTTGATGGGCGCGGTAGTCAACATGCGGCCCGACCTGTTCGGGGCCGTGGTGGCCGACGTGCCCTTCGTCGATGTGCTGACCACCATTCTCGACGATTCGCTCCCGCTGACCCCGCCCGAGTGGGTCGAATGGGGCAACCCAATCGAGGACGAAGAGGCCCGCGAATACATCGCGTCCTACTCGCCCTATGACAATGTCGCGGCGCAGGACTATCCGGCGATGCTGGTGACCGGCGGCGTTTCCGATCCGCGCGTGACCTATTGGGAGCCCGCGAAGTGGGTCGCCAAACTGCGGGCGACCAAAACCGACACCAATCCGCTCCTTCTGCACATCAACATGGACGCAGGCCACGGCGGCAAGGCAGGTCGCTTCGCCCGGCTCGACGAGATCGGCCGCATGTATGCGTTCATTCTGTGGGCGTTGGACAGACGGACCTAA
- a CDS encoding class I SAM-dependent methyltransferase encodes MKPAGLTIDESHDEGARMRFVAGIRGYIGGTLMPGARAIADHQLTPAFRRNAGHDPDRHALRKLAERTALYPWTSALRRTQQEMMWDTSGTTLARQWPAGPPKGTGRATLRLDPMVRVPRYQSAVDIHCMPGNYHSELADNDAFAGALYDHVIVSYGYMGADAAGVGEALAAFVRRNFPDLRVQRLLDMGCTVGHSTLAYGRAFVGAEIDAIDVAAPCLRHAKVRADAAGVAVQFSQQNAEATDFADGSFDLVVSTIVLHETSNRAIRNIYSECHRLLRPGGVMVHCESQQYFAKTPFDAQWHRWGAHFNAEPFMETMHEMELKELAVACGFAPEKSFPQVPMLATLATDMTVADPGRPPRTYPEILYVAGAVR; translated from the coding sequence ATGAAACCGGCTGGCCTGACGATCGACGAAAGCCACGACGAGGGCGCGCGCATGCGCTTTGTCGCAGGCATTCGCGGCTATATTGGCGGCACGTTGATGCCGGGCGCGCGGGCGATCGCCGATCACCAACTGACGCCGGCGTTTCGCCGAAATGCCGGGCACGACCCCGACCGTCACGCGTTGCGCAAACTGGCTGAGCGCACCGCGCTTTATCCCTGGACCAGCGCATTGCGGCGCACCCAACAGGAAATGATGTGGGACACCTCGGGCACGACGTTGGCCCGCCAATGGCCCGCCGGGCCACCCAAGGGCACGGGTCGCGCGACCCTGCGGCTCGACCCGATGGTGCGGGTACCGCGCTACCAAAGCGCGGTCGATATCCACTGCATGCCCGGCAATTACCACAGCGAATTGGCCGACAACGACGCCTTCGCCGGCGCGCTTTACGATCACGTCATCGTCTCCTACGGCTATATGGGCGCCGATGCGGCTGGAGTCGGCGAGGCCCTCGCGGCCTTCGTGAGGCGCAACTTTCCCGACCTTCGGGTCCAACGCCTATTGGACATGGGCTGTACCGTGGGGCATTCGACCCTGGCCTATGGGCGCGCCTTTGTGGGGGCCGAGATCGACGCGATCGACGTGGCCGCGCCTTGCCTGAGACACGCCAAAGTTCGCGCGGATGCAGCCGGCGTCGCCGTTCAGTTTTCGCAACAGAACGCAGAGGCCACCGATTTCGCCGACGGCAGTTTCGATCTGGTCGTCTCGACAATCGTGCTGCACGAGACCTCGAACCGGGCGATCCGTAACATCTACAGCGAATGCCATCGCCTGCTGCGGCCCGGCGGGGTGATGGTGCATTGCGAATCGCAGCAGTATTTCGCCAAGACCCCGTTCGATGCGCAGTGGCACCGGTGGGGGGCGCATTTCAACGCCGAACCGTTCATGGAAACCATGCACGAAATGGAGTTGAAGGAGCTTGCCGTCGCATGCGGTTTCGCGCCCGAGAAATCCTTCCCGCAGGTACCGATGCTCGCGACACTGGCCACCGATATGACGGTGGCCGACCCCGGGCGGCCGCCGCGGACCTATCCGGAAATTCTCTACGTCGCGGGTGCGGTGCGCTAA